A genomic window from Maridesulfovibrio sp. includes:
- a CDS encoding SpoIID/LytB domain-containing protein, which translates to MINKLRIIHSVFLLALIIALLLPSVASARKYSSIEIEDQAQAQWHINYASYLIDIGKYFEALEQYDTAIDYSPVAKTRVHAMFGKAMVLSTFLDAPEKAADLYRMVGRNYPDYSDTALYRLGFLYYQMNHYDRANAVFRQYLRYFPKGKFKFQAEAVILSMKAKEDQKPEVKPDEKPDQKIPEEIGKEPIIRVCLSRKVTAMTVISGSGKDKICTDELGCGRQYKVGISGNKLTLDGKVVSANRIKFKSNGTLKASYGSETKKVRGTIDVSIRKGNLLILNLVEIEDYLRSVVPAESYASWPAETLKAQAVAARTYAYYQKQHRTHLFYDVYADTYDQMYAGVEREDKRTDKAVQQTKGNVLIYKDKPILSQYTANSGGFTADAKAIFGAGKAYLIAQKDSASLKGKMASWTKKYSTSDIEAKLKKIGISVPGIKDITALEKGPSGRIIKVRIKYKSGSRDLRTRTTLGSSRVLNLPDILLRIDKSGDSYTFKGRGWGHGVGYSQWGAAELGKSKKYDDILKFYYPGSSIKRLW; encoded by the coding sequence ATGATCAATAAATTAAGAATAATACATAGCGTTTTCCTTTTGGCCCTAATCATTGCACTGCTGCTTCCTTCGGTAGCATCTGCCCGTAAGTATTCGTCTATTGAGATAGAGGATCAGGCACAGGCTCAGTGGCATATCAACTATGCCAGTTACCTTATAGATATTGGTAAGTATTTTGAGGCCCTTGAGCAGTATGATACGGCTATTGATTATTCTCCGGTTGCCAAGACCAGAGTGCATGCCATGTTCGGCAAGGCTATGGTTCTATCAACTTTTCTGGATGCCCCGGAAAAGGCTGCTGATCTGTATCGCATGGTAGGACGTAATTACCCTGATTATTCAGACACGGCCCTTTACCGCTTAGGGTTCCTTTATTATCAGATGAATCACTATGACCGGGCGAACGCAGTTTTCAGGCAGTATTTGCGCTATTTTCCAAAGGGTAAATTCAAATTTCAGGCCGAGGCTGTTATCTTATCCATGAAGGCCAAAGAGGATCAAAAACCGGAAGTTAAACCTGATGAAAAGCCGGATCAGAAGATTCCAGAAGAGATTGGAAAGGAGCCGATTATTAGGGTGTGTCTAAGCCGTAAGGTTACGGCCATGACAGTAATCAGCGGATCAGGCAAGGATAAGATCTGTACCGATGAGCTTGGCTGTGGACGTCAGTATAAAGTCGGAATATCCGGTAATAAATTGACTCTTGACGGCAAGGTTGTTTCCGCTAACCGGATTAAATTCAAGTCTAACGGAACCTTGAAGGCCAGCTATGGTTCAGAGACTAAAAAAGTGCGGGGAACAATAGATGTCAGCATCCGTAAGGGAAACTTGTTGATCCTTAATCTGGTTGAGATTGAAGATTACCTGCGGTCTGTTGTTCCCGCTGAGTCTTATGCATCGTGGCCGGCGGAGACTTTGAAAGCTCAGGCTGTGGCGGCACGGACTTATGCCTACTATCAGAAACAGCACCGTACCCATCTCTTCTACGATGTGTATGCCGATACTTATGATCAGATGTATGCCGGGGTGGAGCGGGAAGATAAACGCACCGACAAGGCTGTTCAGCAGACTAAAGGAAATGTCCTGATCTATAAGGATAAACCCATACTTTCGCAATATACTGCCAACAGCGGCGGATTTACCGCTGATGCCAAAGCCATTTTCGGCGCGGGTAAGGCTTACCTGATTGCCCAGAAGGATTCTGCCAGTCTTAAAGGAAAGATGGCATCCTGGACTAAGAAGTACAGTACTTCGGATATTGAAGCCAAGCTGAAGAAAATAGGGATTTCTGTCCCCGGAATAAAGGACATTACCGCCTTGGAAAAGGGACCATCGGGTAGAATTATCAAGGTACGCATCAAGTATAAGTCCGGTTCGCGCGATTTGCGTACGCGGACAACTCTGGGCAGTTCCCGCGTATTGAATTTGCCTGATATTCTCCTGAGGATTGACAAGAGCGGAGATAGTTATACATTCAAAGGCCGTGGATGGGGTCATGGTGTAGGCTATTCGCAATGGGGAGCTGCGGAGCTTGGAAAGTCCAAGAAATACGATGACATTTTGAAGTTCTACTATCCAGGCAGCAGCATCAAGCGGCTCTGGTAG
- a CDS encoding right-handed parallel beta-helix repeat-containing protein: MINKGSSIIFLLLAVLFLGGCLGKRTTQAVQYTEEEAIPYKIAVLPAEYIKHAENSTEHRSVLVLDDDRLFVADISRAAITNQLAGKGFMPLQKDVVDNALAGLGRDGGWQLKSDAELCKILNADGIVKTDIYSADMIKALAFDLFQLDAEVVMYNSAGTMVGKWRDSASKRRISVPTGIIGLAGTIVEEVFADPIRRQMRMVVYDWAWNMAQVLPDCPKGTKLPEVIAVDTNVDNRLFGVGQKIAVRVDAEPGLKCSFDIGEFKKNIALPQTSQGVYEGFYVVHEGDKSVDDTLMVRMRKANGVERIWPESGSMITIDGELPPELETVKCQTGRTGVRLLWEVPAGTDLDEFVVEKGNDPVGDFEIIYRTRTPEFMDQDVLQGSTVFYRVRIKDKAGNLSPIHGAIKVIVPQFDERDLFGQLYGTLIKGNYRISFPVSVPEGAEFIVQPGTKIRFTDKGRVDVFGELKVLGEISAPVRFQANSTEGIIVLPGGKAVLSQCEFNGFSKGVTAAGGYVELRSSSFSGGDYAAAVIADGNFAFKGLRVKGARQGLLLSAGNGTVMRSSVDNCTQGIVFEGGRAIIRDNNIFANKVNLLASQQLVISDNYLGSVSRDLLKLEGDVLVKSILDAPYPHGRRIILVDDKDITPEELERKFVDLKTRGVNSFHSQHYGDAYQNLNKAVKMKDDRDVYLYLAYTLLALNDDIAVAEILNEGVSKFPYDVRLHQLYVRHLLNKGDLKQARLVLEKALLLSPADNNLIYMKDYLDHLAAPAEHASDDMDDTHMDKVKEDKPKENKDDQ; encoded by the coding sequence ATGATTAACAAGGGTAGCTCCATAATATTTCTGTTGCTTGCAGTCCTTTTTCTGGGGGGCTGTCTAGGCAAGCGGACAACGCAGGCCGTGCAGTATACCGAGGAAGAAGCAATTCCGTATAAAATTGCGGTATTGCCCGCTGAGTATATCAAGCATGCCGAGAATTCTACGGAACACAGGTCTGTGCTGGTGCTGGATGATGACAGGCTGTTTGTGGCTGATATTTCGCGTGCGGCTATCACCAACCAACTGGCCGGAAAGGGATTCATGCCGCTGCAGAAGGATGTGGTGGATAATGCTCTTGCTGGGTTGGGTCGCGATGGAGGCTGGCAGTTAAAGAGTGATGCTGAGCTGTGTAAGATTCTTAACGCGGACGGCATTGTGAAGACCGATATTTACAGTGCCGATATGATCAAGGCGCTGGCCTTCGATCTGTTTCAGCTTGATGCTGAGGTTGTAATGTATAATTCCGCCGGTACCATGGTCGGTAAATGGCGCGATAGTGCATCAAAACGCAGGATTTCCGTCCCTACGGGCATAATCGGGCTGGCTGGAACCATAGTGGAAGAAGTTTTTGCCGATCCGATCAGGCGGCAGATGCGCATGGTTGTTTACGACTGGGCATGGAATATGGCGCAGGTGTTGCCTGATTGTCCCAAAGGGACGAAGCTGCCGGAAGTTATTGCTGTGGATACCAATGTGGATAACCGTCTTTTTGGCGTTGGTCAGAAAATTGCGGTGCGTGTTGATGCCGAGCCGGGTTTGAAGTGTTCATTCGACATTGGCGAATTTAAGAAAAATATTGCTTTGCCGCAGACCTCGCAGGGTGTTTATGAAGGCTTTTATGTGGTCCACGAGGGTGACAAGTCTGTAGATGATACTCTTATGGTCAGAATGCGTAAGGCAAATGGCGTAGAGAGGATCTGGCCGGAATCCGGCTCAATGATCACTATTGACGGAGAGTTGCCGCCGGAGCTTGAGACTGTGAAATGTCAGACCGGGCGTACAGGTGTTCGTCTTCTTTGGGAAGTCCCTGCCGGCACTGATCTGGATGAATTTGTTGTCGAGAAAGGAAATGATCCTGTTGGTGATTTTGAGATAATATACCGGACAAGAACTCCTGAATTCATGGATCAGGATGTACTTCAGGGAAGTACTGTTTTTTATCGGGTGCGAATTAAAGACAAAGCCGGGAACCTGTCCCCCATTCACGGGGCGATCAAAGTAATAGTGCCGCAGTTTGATGAACGTGATCTTTTTGGACAGCTCTACGGTACTTTGATCAAAGGTAATTACCGTATCTCTTTTCCGGTCAGTGTTCCTGAAGGGGCTGAGTTTATTGTGCAGCCCGGCACGAAGATACGCTTCACGGATAAAGGACGTGTCGATGTTTTTGGTGAGTTGAAAGTTCTCGGAGAAATCAGTGCTCCTGTCCGTTTTCAGGCTAATTCTACCGAGGGGATCATAGTTTTGCCCGGTGGTAAGGCTGTGCTGTCGCAATGTGAATTTAATGGGTTCAGCAAAGGGGTTACTGCTGCGGGCGGTTATGTGGAATTGCGTTCCTCTTCATTCTCCGGGGGAGATTATGCCGCGGCAGTAATTGCGGACGGTAATTTTGCTTTTAAAGGATTGCGGGTGAAAGGTGCCCGGCAGGGATTATTACTAAGCGCCGGAAATGGAACTGTGATGCGTTCCAGTGTTGACAATTGCACACAGGGGATTGTTTTTGAGGGCGGTAGGGCCATAATCAGGGATAATAATATTTTCGCTAACAAGGTGAATCTGCTGGCCTCCCAACAGCTTGTCATCAGTGACAATTATTTGGGATCGGTTTCCAGAGATCTATTGAAACTGGAAGGTGATGTTCTGGTCAAATCAATTCTTGATGCTCCTTATCCACATGGGAGAAGGATTATTCTTGTCGATGATAAGGACATAACTCCTGAAGAGCTGGAAAGAAAATTTGTCGACCTCAAAACAAGGGGAGTGAATTCTTTTCACAGTCAGCATTACGGTGACGCTTATCAGAACCTGAATAAAGCGGTTAAGATGAAGGATGACCGTGATGTCTATCTTTATCTCGCTTATACCTTGCTAGCGCTTAATGATGACATTGCCGTTGCCGAGATTTTGAATGAAGGGGTGTCCAAGTTCCCGTATGATGTGCGTTTACACCAGTTGTACGTGCGTCACCTGCTGAATAAAGGAGACCTTAAGCAGGCCAGACTGGTGCTGGAGAAGGCTTTGCTGCTCAGCCCGGCCGACAACAACTTGATATATATGAAAGATTATCTGGATCATCTTGCGGCTCCGGCTGAACATGCGTCGGACGATATGGATGATACACACATGGATAAAGTGAAAGAAGATAAGCCGAAGGAGAATAAAGATGATCAATAA
- a CDS encoding S-layer homology domain-containing protein, with amino-acid sequence MKKYLVFLTGLLLILSLAGCGKKVKPMSIEDNPAHHYLMGMELIDQGMPDKAFARFERAVALDDEFAPAIAGKALVYAIRAESESDAEYSAVDAERAIDQFDKAVSEARRDRSQKFSVYVTGIRVYTHIASRGWLQRAEDLYVDAKLMLKYVLEEDLPYYRQTEAVHYFMGMAYFKGGEFRKAEDVLGIVLAASPGKWHDKANALYNRAQKILRAMSNYTLTDVAKKIAVKEEVDRADVAALLVDELHLDRLFAGRIPVPGTDMKAEFTPADVVGHMFEPEIMTVLKWHVRGLEPTYDEQTHAYLFHPAKSMTRKELAFVLEDVLIKLTGDDEMSTQHMGQKKSLYPDVEATDAWYNAIVTVVNRNLMETDLSGAFRPDSNMDGADLILSLMRLRNIMNIY; translated from the coding sequence ATGAAAAAATATTTAGTATTTTTAACGGGCCTGCTTTTGATTCTATCCCTTGCGGGATGCGGAAAAAAAGTAAAACCCATGTCTATCGAAGATAATCCAGCCCATCATTATCTGATGGGCATGGAGCTGATAGATCAAGGCATGCCTGATAAAGCTTTTGCCCGTTTTGAAAGGGCAGTGGCTCTTGATGATGAATTTGCCCCGGCCATTGCCGGTAAGGCCCTTGTATACGCTATCCGCGCCGAGAGCGAGAGTGACGCTGAATACAGTGCCGTAGATGCTGAAAGGGCTATTGACCAGTTTGATAAGGCTGTCTCCGAGGCCAGAAGGGACCGTTCCCAGAAATTCAGCGTTTATGTAACTGGAATTCGGGTTTATACCCATATAGCTTCTCGCGGCTGGCTGCAAAGGGCGGAAGACCTTTACGTTGATGCCAAGCTGATGCTCAAGTATGTGCTTGAAGAAGACCTTCCTTATTATCGCCAGACCGAAGCCGTCCATTATTTCATGGGCATGGCTTACTTTAAAGGTGGCGAATTTCGCAAAGCTGAAGATGTACTGGGTATAGTACTGGCTGCCTCTCCGGGCAAGTGGCATGACAAAGCTAACGCCCTCTATAACCGGGCACAGAAAATCCTGCGGGCTATGAGCAACTATACCCTTACCGACGTTGCCAAGAAGATTGCGGTTAAGGAAGAAGTAGACAGGGCTGATGTCGCTGCCCTGCTGGTTGATGAACTGCATCTGGATAGGCTTTTCGCTGGTCGTATCCCAGTTCCCGGAACAGATATGAAGGCTGAGTTCACTCCAGCTGATGTAGTGGGGCATATGTTCGAGCCGGAAATAATGACTGTACTCAAATGGCATGTTCGCGGTCTTGAACCCACTTATGATGAGCAGACCCACGCGTATCTTTTCCATCCTGCCAAGTCTATGACCCGCAAGGAGCTGGCGTTTGTGCTTGAGGATGTACTTATCAAGCTTACCGGTGATGACGAGATGTCTACCCAGCATATGGGGCAGAAGAAGTCTCTCTATCCTGACGTTGAAGCTACAGACGCATGGTATAACGCCATTGTTACTGTAGTTAACCGCAATTTGATGGAAACAGACCTATCCGGTGCTTTTCGGCCTGATTCCAATATGGACGGTGCAGACCTGATCCTTTCCTTAATGCGTTTACGTAATATAATGAATATTTATTAA